TTTAAGTTTACCGCTGATGAGCGCGATTTCCAATTCAAAGCGCAGCATGATGTGCAGGTTGTACGTCACTTCGTCCGCTTCGACGCGAATGTACGATGGCTTGACCTTGTTGATCGCGCGGTAGAACGATTCGGCGGTTTGGTCCGCGAGCTGTTCGGGAAAGATTTCGCGCAGACGCGGGAAAGAGTGCATCCAAAAACCGCGACTGCGTCCGACGATATTTTCCCACAAACGCGATTGCGATTCGTGTGTGCCGAGCGACGCGCCGCCTTCGAGCGGCGAGCGGTCGAGTTCGGCGCGATAGCCCATATCGTACAGCGCGTGTCCGCATTCGTGAATCGTGCCCATCAACGCGGTCGGCAGAAACTCGCGATCAATCCGCGTGGTGATGCGCGTGTCGCCCATGCCAAAACCAATCGTGAACGGATGCACCGATTTGTCCTGACGTCCGCCTTTGAAATCGAAACCGAGTTGCTGAATGACCGCGACGCCGAAATCCCACTGCTTTTGTTCGTCGTAGGCGCGATGCAACACCGCGTCGTCCACACGAGCCGAGTTGGCGATGACCGCGCGCGCAAAGGGCACGAGTTCTTTTTTCACACCGGCGAAAATCGCTTGCACTTGCGCGGTCGTCATTTCCGGTTCGTACTGATCGAGCAACGCGTCGTAGATTTGCTCGGTGTAACCGAGATAGTTCGCCTCTTGAATTTCGAGCGCGACGATTTTTTCGAGGTGCGGTTGGAACAACTTGAAATTCGATTCTTTGCGCGCCTGCGTCCACGCTTCGAGCGCGAGCGCGCTCGTGCGCGAGATTTCCTCGATGAGCGCGGGCGGGATGCGTTTCGCCTTTTCGTAATCGCGCCGCGTCACCCGAATCAAACTTGCGTCGTCCGAGTTGTACGGCAATTGCGCCGCGTATCCCGCGAGGTCGTCGAGCAAGGTGCCGATTTCGTCGGTGATGAAGAATTCGTGTGCGAGTTTATCGAGTATAGCGAGTTGCTCGGCGCGCGCTGCCGCACCTTTTGCCGGCATGTACGTCTGCTGGTCCCAGCCCAGCACTGCCGACGCGCGATGCAGATCGCTTACCGTCGCCAATCGTTTTTTGAGTTCTGCCAATTTCTGTTCCATTCATCTGCTCCATGTTGGTGATTTTCTTCGTGTTCTAATCCAGACGCCTGACGCGGTCGGCGCAAACGTCCGCTCATTTTGATTTCCGTCGTCACGATGTCGAGAACATAATGCGTCGCGTCAGCAATGACCGCGCCGACGTACACATCCACCAGAAAAAGTAGATTGTAAATCATATCCGCGCGGTCGCCTTCGAAATCGAAATCAATTTGCAAACCGATGCGCCGGAAAATATAGCGGAAGAGGATGATAAAGACGCTGAGAATCAATGCGGTGTACAAAAATCGCGCAGTCGTGCCGATGACCGGGATGTGCAAGCGGTCGCGATGCTTGACGAGTTTCGAGTAGGGCCACCAGAAGATCCGCAAGACGCCCCAGCCCTGGTTCGGTCGCGAATTGAACAAGTCCATATCCGGCGATAGGACGAACGTGGCGAGCGCGATGCCGGCATTGACGACGAGAATATCGGATGAAGACCAATGATCGTACACCATGTAGGCGGTCGTTGCTGTCGCCGCGACGCCACTGCCGAGCGTGTGACCCCAAAAACCGGGCATTTCAACTCCCCTAAAAATGTAGGACAAGTTGGAAACTTGTCCTGCTCCAAAAACGCGGGGACGATTATACTCTAGCGACGCGCAATTTGCAAACGATTTTTTGACGATACCGCGTCACGCGGCTATAATCGCACCATTCCGAGAATCGCGGGGTAGCGCTGTTCCGCGCGTACGAGACCGTTGGATTTTTTCTCCCACGAAGATCACGAAGAACACGAAATTTTAATTTTCTTGGTGACCTTTGTGTCCTTTGTGGACAAGGATATTTGAATGAGTTTTTCGGTTTCGGTATTCGGTCTGGGTTTGATGGGACGCCCGATGGCGCGTGTTCTTGTTGCGGCGGGGTTCGATGTACGCGGTTGGAATCGCTCGCAACTAGCCGACGAATTGACGCGCGGGATTCCACTCTGCGCGAATCTCATTGATGCCGCGCGCGCAGACGTGTGCTTGCTGATGCTCGCGGATTCGAACGCGGTGGATGCCGTGCTCGCGCAAATCGAACCGCACTTGTGCGCGGGACAACTTGTACTCGATATGAGTTCGTCCGATGCAATGCACTCGCGCGCGCACGCACAACGACTCGCCGCGAAAAATATCGGCTGGGTGGATGC
This sequence is a window from Chloroflexota bacterium. Protein-coding genes within it:
- a CDS encoding carboxypeptidase M32, giving the protein MEQKLAELKKRLATVSDLHRASAVLGWDQQTYMPAKGAAARAEQLAILDKLAHEFFITDEIGTLLDDLAGYAAQLPYNSDDASLIRVTRRDYEKAKRIPPALIEEISRTSALALEAWTQARKESNFKLFQPHLEKIVALEIQEANYLGYTEQIYDALLDQYEPEMTTAQVQAIFAGVKKELVPFARAVIANSARVDDAVLHRAYDEQKQWDFGVAVIQQLGFDFKGGRQDKSVHPFTIGFGMGDTRITTRIDREFLPTALMGTIHECGHALYDMGYRAELDRSPLEGGASLGTHESQSRLWENIVGRSRGFWMHSFPRLREIFPEQLADQTAESFYRAINKVKPSYIRVEADEVTYNLHIMLRFELEIALISGKLKVADVPDAWNAKMREYLGITPPNDAQGCLQDIHWSSASFGYFSTYALGTFFSAQLWEKASRDIPTLAAQIERGEFVELLAWLRANVHQHGRKFTLDKLARDITGEPLQTQSWMRYIKTKFGEIYGV
- a CDS encoding DUF2227 family putative metal-binding protein, which gives rise to MPGFWGHTLGSGVAATATTAYMVYDHWSSSDILVVNAGIALATFVLSPDMDLFNSRPNQGWGVLRIFWWPYSKLVKHRDRLHIPVIGTTARFLYTALILSVFIILFRYIFRRIGLQIDFDFEGDRADMIYNLLFLVDVYVGAVIADATHYVLDIVTTEIKMSGRLRRPRQASGLEHEENHQHGADEWNRNWQNSKNDWRR